The Triticum aestivum cultivar Chinese Spring chromosome 6D, IWGSC CS RefSeq v2.1, whole genome shotgun sequence genomic sequence TAAATGCACGCTGGCAGATGTTGGCCGCTATTGCTGCTTAATTAGAGACGCTGCAAATGTCGAAAATGCCATCATCTCAAAAATTGGAGGCATTAATATGGTGGCCCTGTCATGCCTTGCGCCCAACATTTAATCACCCGTGCCACCTTTTCTTATTGACAATTGTTTGTCAAGAAGAACAATGTATTTTTAATTTTATTTCAGTGTTTTCTCTCCGTAGTAAATCCATATTAACATCACTCATAAAATCACATAGCAGATTCAGTTAGTTGAGCACTTGAAACAAGTGATATCACAgaaaagatgatgatgatgattttgtgttTTTGATACTGTGATCTTCACCCTCATCTAAAAACATGTCTCTTATACCTCAGTAGGTTCACAAAAGGATCTACTATTATGAAGAAGGACCCGATAAGGAGTTGGATTCCTAAAGGATACTTTCATGGAGAAGGAAGATATGTAGTCCATGAGTTAGGATAGAGGTGTTTTTAATGAGCTCGTGAATAGATGCCTATGAAGAGAGCCCAATACGGTGATGTTAAAAGTTTTCAAGTTCATGGTACAGGCATGGACTTTATCATATCCAATTCAATCGAAGAGAACTTTGTTACACAATAGTGTTCCCAGTCCAACTATTGATCAGATACGAAGCACGGTTCATCGACTCTCCCTCCAAGCTACCAAGGAGAGTGATTCTTCTTGTATTGTCTCATTCCCGATCACTTCAAGTATCTGGATTGTTGTGGGAAATCCCTTCTCTAGATGAGTTAAAGCTAAATTTCTGGAAGGAGGAATTGGGGAGATGCAAGCTCTGGAGATGTTGAAACAGGTCAGAGCATTTAAGCAGCCAATTTAATTTCTTCAAGATTTTGGCCAGCTACAAAATCTGAGGAAGCTGAATATCGATGTTAGCGATGATACAAAGAAGTGCATGAAAGCTATTGGATGGGCTCCCTTGTCAACCTTTAGCAGTTACAGTTTGTACTGCAGAGGGTCAAGCATGAAGACCTTTGTTAGGAATAGCTTCCTACTGCAGAGGGACagcgtttttcttttttctttttttgtcctCCTTTGGTCGTTGTTGGCAAGCTAGAAACCAAGGAATCTCTGTTATAAACTGTTTCTCAACCTAAACAGACCATGCGCTCTTATCAGTTATAAATAGTTTTGACAGCTTAGCCTACAATCAGCAGGAAACCCACCCCACACCATTTTTGTCAAACAGCTACTGGCTTAGCACGGAAACCTAGTGGCACGGTAACATTATCACCAAACGCGCTAAGAATTTCGACAAAAGCTGCAAACGTGTTGTAAGAACGTCCCCTTCTTACAACTGTAACAGCAAGCCAAAACAGAACCACACGTACTGGACAAAGGGTGGTAAGAGCCTAAAGCACGTACATCACTTTTATCCTGAGAATTCATCATGTCTGCACCTTGAAGAAGAACATCCTTGGCTGTACCTGATAACATGTCTGCCCGGTAAATTAGCACACAACATATTTCCCCCTCTTTGCTCTGTTTCTTGTTCACTTTCTTTGCTTTGTTTCATGTCTGCACCTTGAGATAGCAACAAGTAGTGTACATCCTGCTGGCCCCTCTTTCCTTTGCTCTATTTCTTGTTCTGTATTTCTTTTCAATACAACGGGACGCAAAGCTTTTCCACCTtttcaaaataaaacaaaaaagagaaattcaTTCTCAACGCCTACTTATTATAATCCATGGTAACAGCAACTAGCAGGACTCTCAAGAAAGTAATGCTCCAATTTTCCACTGTCTTAAAGAAAACATGTAGCCAACAAATATACAATGACATGAAAAAAAGTTATACGGATAATGAACAATAAGACTTCAGAATAAAGGATATAATGACACCGAGAAAATAAGCATAACCGCCCTCTTGAAAAACAATAAAAGTGCTAAATTAAAGTAGTGTTATAGTATTAACATTTCAGAATATATGTTAACATTGTAACATATATTTAACATATTTATGATGTCAGTTTTCATAATGAATAGAGTGCTAAGTGGTGGACGGAACATTGATTCTTTGAAAGCTGTATGTTTCCATTTGATGCAAAGGAGATATGCAATATAGAAACTAACTTACTGCTAACACCTTCAATTGATGTACAGGCACAGCATGGTCATCATATCATGAACAACTTGCTGGATATTGACAATAGTTGTCAAAGGTTTGGTCCCAAGGTTTTCCCAGCATTATGAAATGGTGAATATCTAGTATACCTCCAGCAGCACAGCGCACAAGGGAAAAAAAATTCAAGGATAATATATCAGGTCAAATCCAATACTGACAAAACTAATAAAAAATGCAGCTTAGTTCAGGCCGAATGTTCAACTCTATTGAAGAAGTAGTACTCAGCCATATAAATGAAACACACAGTCGTTCATCAAAATGGTGCCAGTCAGAAGTTTACTACTAGCCAAAGTTTCTCCAACAATTACTAGTAAGAGAAGTGACCTACATTTCAGAATGGCGCACAGCCAGACATTCACTACTAGGACAAGTTCCATCCAGAATTACTAGTAAGAAAAGTGGCCTAAATTTTAGACAAGGAAAAAGGCGTTGAGATTAATTTATTAGGTCAAATCAAGACTGAGAAAACTAATATAATTTGCAGCTTAGTTGAGGCCAAACGCACAGCCCCATTGAAATAGAATCACAGATAGTCGTTCATCAGAATGGTGCACAGTCAGACATTCACTACTAGTACAAGTTCCTCCCAGAATTATTAGTAAGAGTAGTGACCTTTAATTTAGACATACTACAAAAAGAAAAGCTTGGGGGATGCAAGCTACTAAGAAACGTTGAGGCCTCGATTAGCAGTCCAAACTATCTAGGCAAAATCTCTAGAAAAGGTTTCAATCAATGCCCTGTTCCAGAAAAGAGTGGTATTTCTCAGGGAGTAACTCCTTATATTCCTGGCCTCTCCCCCCTGACGCAAGTGCAGTCAACAAGGTAGCTGTGGAACCTTCAAGGGTGAAGCTCCTCTCATTAATTTTAGACAGATAAGTCCCAGCCCTGGGCACATCCCCTTTCTGAAGTAAGCTTCTAACTATAGCATTTAGCATGCGGGAGTCGGCAGCACATCCATTCTTCTCCATAGAAAGGAATAGATCATCAGACTCTTGTAGAGAACCTTCTTCTATAAGTTTTTGTATCATTAAGCTATATGTAACAACATCAGGAACTAATCCTTTGGCCCAGATACCGTCAAACAAATCTTTTGCTTCTTCCTTCCTGTGACATTTAAGCAACGCACCAATCATAATATTAAAAGTGATAACAGAAGGCTTATCCTTCCTTTCCAACATCCCCCTAAAAACAACCAATGCATCATCTATCTTTCCATTCTTAGAGTAACCATCAATCAGTATGTTATAGGTGATAACATCTGGTTCCATGCCAATTGAGACCATATTGTCAAGTAACTTGCTCACTTCATCCATCTTACCAACGAACAAGTATCCACCTATCAGTGTGTTATAAGTACACACATCAGGCTTCACACCCATGTGTACCATCAGGTCGAAGAGATCTTGGGCTTCCATAACCCTTTCATTTTTGCAAAGGCGGTCCATGATTGTGTTGAAGAACACTGTGTTGGGACAGATGCCGCGATCCAACATCTCAGAAAATAGTTCATCAACCTTCTCCCATTTGCCACAAGAACAGAAACCACTAATAAGGGGGGTGAAAACTATGATATCAGGAGCTAACCCTTCAGTTATCATTTGATTGAATTGGGACATAGCATCATCCATTCGGCCAATCTTGGAAAGCAAGTTTACTGCCGCTCCATAGTTCACTACATCAGGGTTCAGTCCTTGCTGCCGCATTTTTGTAAATATATGCATTACTTCATCAACCATTTTTTCTTTAGCATAAGCAGATATGAGTATGTTGTAGCCATAATGATCTGGTGAAATACCATTATCATCCATCAACTCAATGAGACAATTCATATCATGAAAAGATCTTTCCATAGCATACCCATGAAGCAGAACGTTGTAGGTAGTAACATCTGGTTTTTGGCCCAAACCGACCATGGAATCAAATATTTTCCTAGCTTTTGCGCACCTTCCGCTCTTACAAAGATAATCCATCTGTATATTGTAAGTTACAATATCTGGTTGAACACCATTTCTAGACATTTCCCATAAAATCCAATCCACCTCTTTGCACTGTCCTAATGAATAATATCCATGTATTAGACTAGTATATGTGGCAACATCTGGCAGAATTCGTCTCTCAAACATCTGTTGAAGAACCTCCTCCGCCTTGTCCATCGCATGAAGCTTGCACATGCCAGAGATGATTGAACTACAGGTCACAACATTCGGCGAAATTCCCCTCTGTAACATTTCACAAAATAGGCTGTAAGCCTTGTTCACCTCACCCTCTGTCAACAAGCCATCAATCACGGTGCTATAGGTCACCACATTAGGTTGGCAGCTACCTCCATGCTCAACCATCACCTGAATCAGCTCGACAGCCTCTTGGCTCCTCTTCTCGTTGCAGAGACCCTTGAAAAGAATGCTGTAGGAGAAAATGTTGGTACACAGTTAAACATGGGCATTATTCGGAGTACGATGTCCATTGCATAGCTGGTCTTGTTCTCCGCACAGATGGCCTTGAGTAGGTGGCTGAAAGCAACAACGGATTCTTTCATAAAACCCATCTTAATGATGTTGCCCATGGCGGCAAAACCGAGGTCCAAGCGGCCAGCGCTGCAACAGCAGTTGACTAGAATGCCATAGGTGACACTCTGGAGAGGCACCTTGGTTCTTGCAACACGGTTGAAGAGGGAGACGCCGAGCGCAGGGCAATGACGGCCGACGACAGTGAGGAGGCAGTTGATGGCAGCAATCGAGGAGGGCTGAGCAACCTGGAGCAATTCGTCAAACAGGTGGAGTGCATCCTCGGTGCCAATGTGTCCTGTGCGGTACCGGTCCTTGATGTTCTGCTCCAAGATGCGTCTGCCGACGGGGACAACGCGGCGGCTCATAGCAAAGGATGTTCACCTTCGCCGGAGGAGGTATGAGGTAGACTGCAACGTACAGGAGATCTCCGCCGGCGACGGCGCTGATGAGGGGGGCGAGGACGAGATCTCCGCCGCCAGCCGCGGCCCTGACGCTGGGGAAGACAAGACGGCCCTCCGTTGTGCGCTGCCTCCCCGGCGCCGGCGAGGACGGGCCGCTGGCTCGCGTCGGCTCCCGTCGGCTCTCTCAAGAAGTCAACCTCTGTACCGTGAAATTAACAAAGGGCATCTTCACACCATTTGCATTTGGCATCTCCACACCATGCGATTTTACAGTTTTCCCCTTTAAAAATGATTTTACAGTTTTGCCCTTAAAAACTATGTATACCTGACATGGAGGAACAACTAGTCAGGCTCATTTCAGACATGTGCTatttttgtttctttatttttGTGTTTGTGTGTTGAATAACATATTTAGTATGGGGATGTAGCTCAAGAGGACCTCAACGACGCTACCGCTCCCATATTCCGCAATCGCCACATTCGACAAGAGACCAGGTGCCCAGGTGTTGCATTCATGGGATCCACTTGCAGGGCCGGGCCCACAGTGGTGCAAAATGTGCAGCCCACACAGGGCCCAAAATTCTGGGGGCCCGCATTTTTTTTTATATAGGCCTAGTATTGAGAAAAAAAGCGTAAGTGCTACTAGGCCGCTAGGTGCTGGAGTGGGCTGGAGTCGAGTGGACTAGGCCATCGAGCGACGAGCGCTGAAACAGGATCGAGGATCGTTCTCCTCGACTCCTCCTCCCTGTCAAAGTAACAGAAGCGATGAACGAAATGCTGAATGCACCATACAGCCAACAAGAAGTGAAGGACGCTTTATTCCAAATGTTCCTGATAAAGTCACCGGGCCCTGATGGCTACCCGGCGCACTTCTTTCAACATCATTGGGATACCTGTGGGGGGAGACGTGACGACGGCCGTTTCGAGAATAGCTGAGGGGACAGAATCGGCCGAGTGTATAAATGACACTATATTGGTACTCATCCCCATGGTAAAAAACCCAACTCTCCTGTCTCAATTTCGTCCCATCGGCTTGTGTAATATATTATACAAGATAGCTTCAAAGGTGATCTCTAATAGATTGAAACAAGTGCTACCTGACATAGTCTCAGAAGAACAGTCATCCTTTGTTCCTAGCAGGTTGATCACAAATAACATCATCACATCTTATGAATGCTTGCATTTCATGAAGAGGAATAAAGCAAAGAAAAATCAGACATGTGCTCTCaagcttgacatgatgaaagcttatgatagGGTAGAGTGGCCTTATTTAAAAGCAATAATGTTGAAATTGGGCTTCACTGAGAGGTGGGTGAACATAGTCATGGGCATGGTCACCACAGTAAAATTTCCTGTTTTGTTCAATGGAAAGAAGTTGCAACAGTTTATTCCTTCAAGAGGTATCAGACAAGAGGACCCGatatctccatacttgttcttgctAGCAGTAAAGGGCCTTTCGTGCCTGTTAAAATGTAGAAGTGAGTCATCCAACTTGCATGGTCTACAGGTAGCTCCTACAGCGCCACCAGTGAACCATCTTTTATTTgttgatgacagcctgctgtttttcaagGCAAACGGTGTGggggcaaacgaggtgtaccaggTCTTGGATATTTACTCTCAAGCAACTGGGCAGCGCATCAACTACTCAAAGTCATCGGTATACTTTAGTAAAGGTGTTCCGGACGCTGTCAGACAGGAAATAAAGGACACGCTCAACATCCCCAACGAAACTCTCAATGAGAAGTACTTGGGGATGCCTTCGGACGTTGGTAATTCAAAAAACGACGCTTTTAAGTATCTTAAAGACCGTTTGTGGAGCAAGGTACAGGGCTGGATAGAGCAGACTATGTCCACGGCAGGGAAGGAGGTTCTGGTAAAGGCTGTGGCCCAGCAGTCCTGGTCTTCTCTATGCCGTGTTTCAAGCTACCAAGAGGGTTTGTGAACACCTCAACATGCTCATCAGAAAAATTTGGTGGGGTAgtaaagaaggaaaaaaagaaaacctCATTGGGTTTCTTGGAAATCAATGACCCAACCCAAGAGCATGGGGGGTTTAGGATTTAAAGACTTTGAGTTATTTAATCTGGCCATGTTGGCCCGCCAGGCATGGCGTCTTTTGCAGAATCCTGAGTCCCTAAGTGTGAGAATTTTGAAAAGCATATATTACCCAAATAAAGACCTTTTGGAGGCCGCTCTAGGGGGCCACCCGAGTCAAGTTTGGAGAGCATGATTAGAAGGAAGATATACTTTAAAGATGGGACTGATCAAGAGAATTGGTAACGGAGCCACCACGGATATTTGGACACAAAACTGGTTGCCCAGGGATGAGATGAAATGGCCTTATGGATGTCGGACTATTAACCCACCGACGCTGGTGTCTGAGTTGATATCGAGTACTACAGCATCCTGGAACAAACAATTGGTACTAGCTACCTTTCTGCACATGGATGCTCAAGTGATTTTGGGGATCCCATTGTGCACCCGCAACCTGCCAGACTTTTGGGCATGGCATCACGAAAAACATGGCAATTTCTCGGTGAAGTCTGCATACAACCTGCTAGTCACAACAAGAGCTCGCAGAGAAGCATGGCTCGAAGAGGGACCGTGGCCGTTGAGCTCAAGGGCAGAGGAAGGAGCATGGAAATCGCTGTGGAAAACTGAGGTCCCAGGCAAAGTGCGTATGTTCTTATGGCGACTAGCTAAACACTCACTGCCGACAAATAATGTATGTGCACATCGCCACATGACGGACTCCCCCCAGTGCGGACTATGTGGTGTTCGGGATTCATGGCATCACTCTCTTGTGGAATGCACTGCATCGAGAAGTGTATGGGCACTCACGAGTGAGGAGATCACACATAAAATCATAGCCACTACCGAGCCCAAGGCGAAGCAATGGTTATTCACATTGATGGAGTCTCTCTCTCATGATGAGTTTGTCCTCGTGGCGGTAACACTATGGTCAATATGGCATGCCAGGCGCAAGGTCATCCACGAGTCTAT encodes the following:
- the LOC123142981 gene encoding protein Rf1, mitochondrial, with product MSRRVVPVGRRILEQNIKDRYRTGHIGTEDALHLFDELLQVAQPSSIAAINCLLTVVGRHCPALGVSLFNRVARTKVPLQSVTYGILVNCCCSAGRLDLGFAAMGNIIKMGFMKESVVAFSHLLKAICAENKTSYAMDIVLRIMPMFNCVPTFSPTAFFSRVSATRRGAKRLSS
- the LOC123142980 gene encoding protein Rf1, mitochondrial, whose product is MVEHGGSCQPNVVTYSTVIDGLLTEGEVNKAYSLFCEMLQRGISPNVVTCSSIISGMCKLHAMDKAEEVLQQMFERRILPDVATYTSLIHGYYSLGQCKEVDWILWEMSRNGVQPDIVTYNIQMDYLCKSGRCAKARKIFDSMVGLGQKPDVTTYNVLLHGYAMERSFHDMNCLIELMDDNGISPDHYGYNILISAYAKEKMVDEVMHIFTKMRQQGLNPDVVNYGAAVNLLSKIGRMDDAMSQFNQMITEGLAPDIIVFTPLISGFCSCGKWEKVDELFSEMLDRGICPNTVFFNTIMDRLCKNERVMEAQDLFDLMVHMGVKPDVCTYNTLIGGYLFVGKMDEVSKLLDNMVSIGMEPDVITYNILIDGYSKNGKIDDALVVFRGMLERKDKPSVITFNIMIGALLKCHRKEEAKDLFDGIWAKGLVPDVVTYSLMIQKLIEEGSLQESDDLFLSMEKNGCAADSRMLNAIVRSLLQKGDVPRAGTYLSKINERSFTLEGSTATLLTALASGGRGQEYKELLPEKYHSFLEQGID